A region of Amyelois transitella isolate CPQ chromosome 19, ilAmyTran1.1, whole genome shotgun sequence DNA encodes the following proteins:
- the LOC106132627 gene encoding uncharacterized protein LOC106132627 yields MTAQSTLILALLMTIFASSTLGQFGGGFGSRPGGDRFGQGGFGQGQGLSQGSSGFGQGPAGFGQGPGGFGQQGGFGSGGFGQQGGFGQGGFGQQGGLGQGRFGQQGRFGQGGFGQGGYRPGGGGFGNGGFGQGGFGQDGFGRGGFGR; encoded by the exons ATGACAGCTCAG aGTACACTGATTTTGGCCCTTCTAATGACAATATTCGCATCAAGTACCCTGGGTCAATTTGGTGGTGGGTTCGGAAGTCGCCCAGGTGGCGACCGTTTTGGCCAAGGAGGTTTTGGTCAAGGGCAGGGATTAAGCCAGGGGTCTAGTGGTTTTGGCCAAGGACCTGCAGGATTTGGTCAGGGGCCTGGAGGATTTGGCCAACAAGGAGGGTTTGGCAGTGGTGGATTTGGCCAACAAGGAGGGTTTGGCCAAGGTGGATTTGGACAACAAGGAGGTTTAGGACAAGGCAGATTTGGGCAACAGGGTAGGTTTGGGCAAGGGGGATTTGGACAAGGAGGATACAGACCTGGCGGAGGAGGCTTCGGTAACGGTGGCTTTGGCCAAGGTGGATTTGGACAAGATGGTTTTGGCCGAGGTGGCTTCGGGcgttga
- the LOC106132637 gene encoding uncharacterized protein LOC106132637 produces the protein MEFRVTIFVCAFLAVVSALPDDRNLREKRDVMESIKNAWGEMVRTLSDAGDAVVHVFKPTEKSVIDKMADGVKGLTQ, from the exons ATGGAGTTCAGAGTGACGATTTTTGTTTGCGCC TTCCTCGCCGTAGTTTCCGCTCTCCCTGATGACAGAAACTTGCGGGAAAAGCGTGACGTCATGGAGTCCATCAAGAACGCATGGGGAGAGATGGTGAGGACTCTCAGCGACGCAGGAGACGCCGTCGTCCACGTGTTCAAGCCCACGGAGAAGAGTGTCATCGACAAAATGGCTGACGGGGTCAAGGGCCTTACGCAATAG
- the LOC106132632 gene encoding uncharacterized protein LOC106132632, whose amino-acid sequence MAADIAGFICAVVLAALVIAWIAYCMFVRERHKSEFYQYDINDLQRTKCTPSEATVGKEEVKEEKSGIRAGIFILPSRHRHKDEDYEKRPDYPESPAPRMVGTDNLIEILNDSVEVHNKGDIYEVDGSTPYHSEV is encoded by the exons ATGGCAGCTGATATCGCTGGTTTCATCTGTGCAGTCGTTTTG GCAGCATTAGTAATTGCATGGATTGCGTATTGTATGTTCGTCAGAGAACGTCACAAGTCAGAATTTTACCAATACGACATAAATGACTTGCAACGGACAAAATGTACTCCGTCTGAGGCGACGGTAGGCAAGGAAGAAGTTAAAGAGGAGAAATCAGGTATACGAGCTGGTATATTCATACTACCGTCACGGCACAGACACAAAGATGAGGATTACGAGAAACGGCCGGACTACCCCGAGAGTCCCGCTCCTCGCATGGTCGGAACAGATAACCTAATAGAGATCTTAAACGACAGTGTTGAGGTACATAATAAAGGAGATATCTACGAAGTGGATGGCAGTACGCCGTACCACAGTGAAGTGTAA
- the LOC106132634 gene encoding uncharacterized protein LOC106132634 — MASLKMLTMLLVVFVATTLAQREGGFGSNQGGRGQSGFGGSQGGRSQSGFGSQGSLGGGQGGSLGGLGGQGNRGGLGGRNQGGLGGSQGGFGGSQGGFGGNQGSHGRSQGGIGRR; from the exons atGGCTTCATTAAAG ATGTTGACTATGTTATTAGTGGTTTTTGTAGCTACAACTTTGGCTCAGAGAGAAGGAGGGTTCGGCAGTAACCAAGGAGGCCGCGGTCAAAGCGGATTTGGAGGTAGCCAAGGAGGTCGTAGTCAGAGCGGATTTGGGAGCCAAGGAAGTTTAGGCGGCGGTCAAGGGGGAAGCCTTGGTGGGCTTGGTGGCCAGGGGAACCGCGGTGGCCTAGGAGGCCGAAACCAGGGCGGCCTTGGTGGGAGCCAAGGAGGGTTCGGTGGGAGCCAGGGAGGTTTTGGTGGAAACCAGGGCAGCCACGGTAGGAGCCAGGGTGGCATCGGAAGACGTTGA